One region of Humidesulfovibrio mexicanus genomic DNA includes:
- a CDS encoding DUF4911 domain-containing protein: MRSVRMYVRLPRAQVALFRFLLEACEGLALFTSLGSDADGREVLCLRCAPGAEAELRAFLSRARGECGAEMLGCGERCAAPARR, encoded by the coding sequence GTGCGCTCTGTGCGGATGTACGTGCGGCTGCCGCGCGCGCAGGTGGCCCTGTTTCGTTTTCTGCTGGAGGCCTGCGAGGGTCTGGCCCTGTTCACCAGCCTGGGGAGCGATGCGGACGGGCGCGAGGTGCTGTGCCTGCGGTGCGCGCCCGGGGCCGAGGCCGAGTTGCGCGCGTTTCTCTCGCGCGCGCGGGGCGAGTGCGGGGCCGAGATGCTGGGCTGCGGCGAAAGGTGCGCCGCACCGGCAAGGCGTTGA
- a CDS encoding bactofilin family protein, with amino-acid sequence MKWFSKIFSESADTDNTSGELNAFLGVGTRFTGNLSFEGSVRIDGHFQGTITATGTLILGRDALVKGEVDVASLNANGTFIGTVRASHHVHLHEHAVFDGHVLTPALGMDQGAVLNGSIEMPNPRPRTGEDSGEPEMPVLPTQSGRAQALGAEVAPETEDVN; translated from the coding sequence ATGAAGTGGTTCTCCAAAATTTTTTCCGAGTCGGCCGACACGGACAACACCTCCGGCGAGCTGAACGCCTTCCTCGGCGTGGGCACCCGGTTCACCGGGAACCTGAGCTTTGAGGGCTCGGTGCGCATTGACGGGCATTTCCAGGGGACCATAACGGCCACCGGCACGCTCATCCTCGGCCGCGACGCCCTGGTGAAGGGCGAGGTGGACGTGGCCAGCCTGAACGCCAACGGCACGTTCATCGGCACCGTGCGCGCCAGCCATCATGTGCATCTGCACGAGCACGCGGTGTTCGACGGCCATGTCCTGACTCCGGCGCTGGGCATGGACCAGGGCGCGGTGCTGAACGGCAGCATCGAGATGCCCAACCCGCGCCCGCGCACGGGGGAAGACTCCGGCGAGCCGGAAATGCCCGTGCTGCCCACCCAGTCCGGCCGCGCCCAGGCCCTTGGGGCCGAGGTTGCGCCGGAGACCGAGGACGTGAACTAG
- a CDS encoding zinc-ribbon domain-containing protein produces the protein MHSSNMQMHGAYDMRENGLRKTLQLCYALFGLGYVCGGIPAIVAVIIDYIKKDDAIGYPLLQEHFRWQINTFWVQLGIGIVGAMTLLFVIGFPILIIGFCWGLYRAIKGWIYLSDGRSLYGYSQPGAPTQTPYAQPQQTVQANAGKRFCTSCGGQLEPDAAFCSNCGAKLP, from the coding sequence ATGCACTCGTCCAACATGCAGATGCACGGCGCCTACGACATGCGCGAAAACGGGCTCCGGAAGACCCTTCAGCTCTGCTACGCCCTGTTCGGTCTCGGCTACGTTTGTGGAGGCATCCCCGCCATTGTCGCCGTCATCATCGACTATATCAAAAAGGACGACGCCATCGGGTATCCACTGCTTCAAGAGCACTTCAGGTGGCAGATCAACACCTTTTGGGTCCAGCTCGGCATCGGGATAGTGGGCGCCATGACCCTCTTGTTCGTCATCGGCTTCCCGATTCTGATCATAGGCTTCTGCTGGGGTCTCTACAGGGCGATCAAAGGCTGGATATACCTGTCGGACGGGAGATCCCTGTACGGGTACTCCCAGCCTGGCGCGCCGACCCAGACGCCTTATGCCCAGCCGCAGCAGACCGTCCAGGCCAACGCGGGAAAGCGTTTTTGCACCAGCTGCGGCGGCCAGTTGGAGCCTGACGCGGCTTTCTGCTCCAATTGCGGCGCAAAGCTTCCGTAG
- a CDS encoding zinc ribbon domain-containing protein has product MTWSFSRVHSQHYIALSLMALGAVITLVRKPGPGDNGVAAPRAAGAPGMAPRSAPACPRCGCAVEPSARFCEYCGQKR; this is encoded by the coding sequence GTGACGTGGAGCTTTTCGCGTGTGCATTCCCAGCACTACATCGCCCTGTCGCTGATGGCGCTGGGCGCTGTCATTACCCTGGTGAGGAAGCCCGGCCCAGGCGACAACGGCGTGGCGGCCCCGCGCGCCGCAGGTGCGCCAGGCATGGCGCCGCGCAGCGCCCCGGCGTGTCCCCGTTGCGGCTGCGCCGTTGAGCCTTCCGCGCGGTTTTGCGAGTACTGCGGGCAGAAACGGTAG
- a CDS encoding PEP/pyruvate-binding domain-containing protein translates to MFETLRALFRRPRPLHVADADVAERIGADFRRRHTNFRLLLTACTRLLSILGDMERAATDGRVFGMTFLRAGSTALVVNGFRMIKHLEAIAPQCAARLKPRLQEVGVRVEEVLGRRNPPVCGQLVADLSQVEADMADLVGARLAELGEVKNRLGLPVPEGFVIGACAYELFAGQPGLREEIARRTQAVYDVTGASATDSDAPPMLYGPDAATLAALSREAQALVMAAPLPPELEDAVTRACAELSKGSGCTRVCLLPCSLGEGQGFTGVYPAQFGVPCHEVLAAYRRALAGKYSVQAMRRRLISGIPDIDVAMCVGVLAVPGGVEDWLPECREDGLRGAEGERLRGVCRSTAPEAAARSAGLGPADAAELLDLARRLERGLGAPALFEWVKEPGGHMQVLRCGPLPPPDEDEPTPTPAGARVRSHMEGTPVHARLLELLELLSPLTLPPPEDPGFRAAACRTLRDVGRIAHQRGVEAMFDFGRAQQNFPERQAKQLWANGSAMQWWIINLEDAFSAPPEGKFIRLEHIDSPPFQAVWEGISAFPWAGPPPVDARGFLSIMYESTTNPEITITGDFDFGVQNHILLSKSYVSLSSRFGYHFVTIEALVGDRARENFVSFQFRGGAAEFTRRARRIAFVSDLLSGFGFSMETKDDALIARVEGLSTDEFMDRLRILGYLIIHTRQLDMIMRIPAQVRLHREKILREVDEMLSRRRKG, encoded by the coding sequence ATGTTCGAGACTCTGCGCGCCCTGTTCCGCCGCCCCCGGCCGCTCCACGTGGCCGATGCGGATGTTGCCGAGCGCATAGGGGCCGATTTTCGCCGTCGGCACACCAATTTCCGCCTGCTCTTGACCGCGTGCACGCGGCTGCTTTCCATCCTGGGCGACATGGAGCGCGCCGCCACGGACGGCCGCGTGTTCGGCATGACCTTCCTGCGCGCCGGGTCGACCGCGCTTGTGGTCAACGGCTTTCGCATGATCAAGCACTTGGAGGCCATTGCGCCCCAGTGCGCCGCGCGGCTCAAGCCGCGGCTGCAGGAGGTGGGCGTTCGCGTGGAGGAAGTGCTGGGCCGCCGCAATCCGCCCGTGTGCGGGCAGCTTGTGGCCGATCTGTCCCAGGTGGAGGCGGACATGGCCGACCTTGTTGGCGCGCGTCTGGCCGAGCTGGGCGAGGTCAAAAACCGGCTGGGCCTGCCTGTTCCGGAAGGGTTCGTCATTGGGGCCTGCGCCTACGAGCTTTTTGCCGGGCAGCCCGGCCTGCGCGAGGAGATAGCCCGCCGCACCCAGGCCGTGTACGATGTGACCGGGGCTTCCGCGACGGACAGCGACGCCCCGCCGATGCTGTACGGACCAGATGCCGCCACCCTGGCGGCCTTGAGCCGCGAGGCGCAGGCGCTGGTGATGGCCGCGCCCCTGCCGCCCGAGCTGGAGGACGCCGTGACCCGCGCCTGCGCAGAGCTTTCAAAGGGGAGCGGCTGCACCCGCGTGTGCCTGCTGCCGTGCAGCCTGGGCGAGGGGCAGGGCTTCACCGGGGTGTACCCGGCCCAGTTCGGCGTGCCGTGCCACGAGGTGCTGGCCGCCTACCGCCGGGCCCTTGCGGGCAAGTATTCCGTGCAGGCCATGCGCAGGCGGCTCATCAGCGGCATTCCGGACATTGACGTGGCCATGTGCGTGGGGGTGCTGGCCGTGCCCGGCGGCGTGGAGGACTGGCTGCCCGAGTGCCGGGAGGACGGCCTGCGCGGGGCCGAGGGCGAGCGTTTGCGCGGGGTGTGCCGCAGCACCGCGCCGGAGGCCGCAGCCCGGTCCGCAGGGTTGGGGCCCGCGGACGCGGCCGAACTGCTGGACTTGGCCCGGCGGCTAGAACGGGGGTTGGGCGCGCCGGCCCTGTTCGAATGGGTCAAGGAGCCTGGCGGGCACATGCAGGTGTTGCGCTGCGGCCCCCTGCCCCCGCCGGACGAGGACGAGCCGACGCCGACGCCCGCCGGGGCGCGCGTCCGCTCGCACATGGAAGGAACGCCCGTTCATGCGCGGTTGCTGGAACTTCTTGAGCTGCTCTCGCCGCTTACTCTGCCGCCGCCGGAGGATCCCGGCTTCCGCGCCGCCGCCTGCCGCACCCTGCGCGACGTGGGGCGCATCGCCCACCAGCGCGGGGTGGAGGCCATGTTCGATTTCGGTCGCGCCCAGCAGAATTTTCCCGAGCGGCAAGCCAAGCAGCTGTGGGCGAACGGCTCGGCCATGCAATGGTGGATCATCAATCTGGAGGACGCGTTCAGCGCCCCACCGGAGGGCAAGTTCATCCGGCTGGAGCACATTGACTCGCCCCCGTTCCAGGCCGTGTGGGAGGGCATAAGCGCCTTTCCCTGGGCCGGGCCGCCGCCGGTGGACGCGCGCGGCTTTCTCTCCATCATGTACGAGTCCACCACCAACCCAGAAATCACCATCACCGGAGATTTCGACTTCGGGGTGCAGAACCATATCCTGCTGTCCAAGTCGTATGTGTCGCTGTCCTCGCGCTTCGGCTACCATTTCGTGACCATAGAGGCCCTTGTGGGCGACCGCGCGCGGGAGAACTTCGTGAGTTTCCAGTTCCGCGGCGGCGCGGCGGAATTCACGCGCCGGGCCAGGCGCATCGCCTTCGTGTCCGATCTGCTTTCCGGCTTCGGCTTCAGCATGGAGACGAAGGACGATGCCCTCATTGCGCGGGTGGAAGGCCTGAGCACGGACGAATTCATGGATCGTCTGCGGATTCTGGGCTACCTCATCATCCATACCCGCCAACTGGACATGATCATGCGCATTCCCGCCCAGGTGCGCCTGCACCGCGAGAAGATCCTGCGCGAGGTGGACGAGATGCTGTCGCGGCGGCGGAAGGGGTAG
- a CDS encoding sulfite exporter TauE/SafE family protein has protein sequence MGFGRQVFEFLKQASIAHAKWDMEMSLSILRSRKKLAILGLMVLPILLINFAFAADMIGSKTAYAPAFYTNTIFVVSIFVGLAAGLITGCIGAGGGFIITPALMAAGVKGILAVGTDLFHIFAKAIMGTAVHKKLGNVSVKLAIAFLVGSGVGTVIGGAINTGLYNKDPLLSEMFISTIYAVLLGFLGFYALFDYLSASRKGETGSGHDAHGGASGSTGLATTVQKIRLAPMITFDEDFVPGGKQISGWIVAAGGMVVGILAAIMGVGGGFVTFPMFVYIFGVSSMTTVGTDILQIIFTAGLAAVGQYAIYGYVFYTLAMGMLIGSLLGIQVGALTTKVVKGIHIRGFYAISIIAGFINRISVLPKKMVELEMVKIDMGLCNQIEFVGNIIFWIVVAFFGFWIFSKFFGNLGKLRQEA, from the coding sequence ATGGGCTTTGGAAGACAGGTCTTCGAATTCCTCAAGCAGGCGAGCATCGCGCACGCCAAATGGGACATGGAGATGTCCCTGTCCATCTTGAGAAGCAGGAAAAAGCTGGCCATCCTGGGGCTGATGGTCCTGCCCATCCTGCTCATCAACTTCGCCTTCGCGGCGGACATGATCGGCAGCAAGACGGCCTATGCTCCGGCCTTCTACACCAACACCATCTTTGTGGTGTCCATTTTCGTGGGCCTGGCGGCGGGTTTGATCACCGGCTGCATCGGCGCGGGCGGCGGCTTCATCATCACCCCGGCGCTCATGGCCGCGGGCGTCAAGGGCATCCTCGCCGTCGGCACCGACCTGTTCCACATTTTCGCCAAGGCCATCATGGGCACCGCCGTACACAAGAAGCTTGGCAACGTGTCCGTCAAGTTGGCCATCGCCTTTTTGGTGGGCTCGGGCGTGGGCACGGTCATCGGCGGGGCCATCAACACCGGCCTGTACAACAAGGATCCCCTGCTCTCCGAAATGTTCATCAGCACCATCTACGCGGTGCTGCTGGGTTTCCTCGGCTTTTACGCCCTGTTCGACTATCTCTCCGCCAGCCGCAAGGGCGAGACCGGAAGCGGGCATGACGCCCACGGCGGCGCTTCCGGCTCGACCGGTCTTGCCACAACGGTCCAAAAGATCCGCTTGGCCCCCATGATTACCTTTGACGAGGACTTCGTGCCCGGCGGCAAGCAGATCTCCGGCTGGATCGTCGCGGCCGGCGGCATGGTGGTCGGCATCCTGGCGGCCATCATGGGCGTGGGCGGCGGCTTCGTCACCTTCCCCATGTTCGTGTATATCTTCGGCGTGTCCAGCATGACCACGGTCGGCACCGACATCCTGCAGATCATCTTCACCGCGGGCCTGGCCGCCGTGGGCCAGTACGCCATTTACGGCTACGTGTTCTACACCCTGGCCATGGGAATGCTCATCGGCTCGCTTTTGGGCATCCAGGTCGGCGCGCTCACCACCAAGGTGGTCAAGGGCATCCACATCCGCGGTTTCTACGCCATCAGCATCATCGCGGGCTTCATCAACCGCATCTCCGTGCTGCCCAAGAAGATGGTCGAGCTGGAGATGGTCAAGATCGACATGGGCCTGTGCAACCAGATCGAGTTCGTGGGCAACATCATCTTCTGGATCGTCGTCGCCTTCTTCGGCTTCTGGATCTTCAGCAAGTTCTTCGGAAACCTCGGCAAGCTGCGTCAGGAGGCCTAA
- a CDS encoding response regulator, whose protein sequence is MKVLLVDDEQDFRDTLAKRLARRGIEAETAPGAAEALAWLGRNPGADAVVLDVKMPGMDGIEALKHIAASYPGVAVLMLSGHAHVETAMKGLELGAFDYLMKPVDIEELVFKLQDACEHKALKGRA, encoded by the coding sequence ATGAAGGTGCTTTTGGTCGACGACGAACAGGATTTTCGGGACACCCTGGCCAAGCGTCTCGCCCGGCGCGGCATAGAGGCCGAAACCGCGCCCGGCGCGGCCGAGGCCCTGGCTTGGCTGGGGCGCAATCCAGGAGCCGACGCAGTGGTGCTGGATGTCAAAATGCCCGGCATGGACGGCATCGAGGCCCTGAAGCACATCGCGGCCAGCTATCCCGGCGTGGCGGTGCTCATGCTTTCGGGGCACGCCCATGTGGAGACGGCCATGAAGGGGCTGGAGCTCGGCGCCTTCGACTATCTCATGAAGCCCGTGGACATCGAGGAGCTGGTATTCAAGCTGCAGGACGCCTGCGAGCACAAGGCGCTCAAGGGCAGGGCGTAG
- a CDS encoding zinc ribbon domain-containing protein, with amino-acid sequence MAKSGIVSSLMFQVGLVAFLDKIFWSVRYTNEFIEHNQLDRPDELRQLFLLGHRFGDLSLWEHRRILLNNLSFPNVFLDYFFRFPLPVFVYAALLFVGGFLVLRAKGVFDGRPVGMARETPFQTSSAGNRCPCCGAIAHGGDVFCGACGNRLC; translated from the coding sequence ATGGCGAAATCCGGCATCGTGTCTTCGCTCATGTTTCAGGTCGGCCTTGTGGCCTTTTTGGACAAAATATTTTGGTCTGTCCGGTACACGAACGAGTTTATTGAGCACAACCAGTTGGATCGGCCGGACGAATTGCGGCAGCTGTTTCTGCTGGGGCACCGCTTCGGGGATCTTTCGCTCTGGGAGCATCGGCGGATTCTGTTGAACAACCTTTCGTTTCCCAACGTTTTCTTGGATTACTTCTTTCGCTTTCCGCTCCCGGTATTCGTGTATGCGGCGCTTCTGTTCGTGGGAGGTTTCCTCGTCCTTCGCGCGAAAGGGGTTTTTGACGGTAGGCCCGTGGGCATGGCGCGCGAAACGCCCTTCCAGACCTCGTCGGCCGGAAACCGCTGCCCTTGCTGTGGCGCAATCGCACATGGCGGGGATGTTTTTTGCGGCGCGTGCGGCAATCGGCTTTGTTAG
- a CDS encoding DNA-binding protein: MELHMDICVKGARAICEAVGENPKQIVRLVRDLGLPAWRRAGSGSWRALPEDLKRWILSQRNQHLPEPLRQDLPQ, translated from the coding sequence ATGGAACTGCACATGGATATCTGCGTCAAGGGCGCTCGGGCCATATGCGAGGCCGTTGGCGAAAATCCCAAGCAGATCGTGCGGCTGGTGCGCGATCTGGGGCTGCCCGCCTGGCGGCGCGCGGGGTCGGGCTCCTGGCGCGCCCTGCCTGAGGATTTGAAGCGCTGGATTTTGTCACAACGCAACCAGCACCTGCCCGAACCACTTCGCCAGGATCTTCCCCAGTAA
- a CDS encoding DNA primase family protein, with amino-acid sequence MSDEKHEDMDIQAMVEADVAEEQQKFVGQPKKPNEISSSDILQALWDQEDGDRDLFCRLYRGKLCFDHLEQAWYERTTGHWRLDKHNNVLTYIDGIVELYRKEGLNQLKIEREALDENEQKMAAARRKALNERASALKKRHRKLNVLALAASGEKYLAVSGEQWDTDPWKLGVLDGSICLRSGAHLPPRAEDYIRLFAPVPYANASTECPTWWAALDEVFAGDRVMIDYFLRVLGHSLIGKSLVEHFFVLYGPGGNGKTVLIETIYKILGPLARPIPPAMLMDRRFAADADKPSATKMMLRGLRIACASESKQGESFDTSEIKALSGGDKITARAPHDKRQVEFPQSQTLFLLTNKLPIPPVDDRGFWRRMRVIPFEVEFVDGEPNPQLKQRRKRDKDELERALAKEYPAILCTLVQHCLKAQEPGGLAPPPKVTAATVEYRTDSDLPGMFLSAWTEAIPGSRIQAGDLYIGYELWCAQNRIKPVSGVRFGKDMRKRLSVKDSNVVWYEDIQWKPGEGVDAADPAQLVEQEKERRKRGGKKEA; translated from the coding sequence ATGAGCGATGAAAAGCACGAAGACATGGACATCCAGGCGATGGTTGAAGCCGATGTTGCGGAAGAGCAGCAGAAGTTCGTTGGCCAGCCGAAGAAGCCTAACGAGATTTCATCATCCGACATCCTGCAGGCGTTGTGGGATCAGGAGGACGGCGACCGCGACCTGTTCTGCCGCCTGTATCGCGGGAAGCTGTGCTTCGACCACCTTGAGCAGGCCTGGTATGAGCGCACCACCGGCCATTGGCGGCTCGACAAGCACAACAACGTCCTGACCTACATCGACGGCATCGTGGAGCTCTACCGCAAGGAGGGGCTGAACCAGCTCAAGATCGAGCGCGAGGCCTTGGACGAAAACGAACAGAAGATGGCCGCAGCGCGTCGCAAGGCCTTGAATGAACGCGCGAGCGCCCTGAAAAAGCGGCACCGCAAGTTGAACGTGCTGGCCCTGGCCGCCTCGGGCGAAAAGTACCTGGCCGTCTCCGGCGAGCAGTGGGACACAGATCCCTGGAAGCTCGGCGTGCTCGACGGCTCCATTTGCCTGCGCAGCGGCGCCCACCTGCCGCCCCGGGCGGAGGACTACATCCGCCTGTTCGCTCCGGTGCCGTATGCCAACGCTTCGACCGAATGCCCCACCTGGTGGGCGGCGCTGGACGAGGTGTTCGCCGGCGACCGCGTCATGATCGACTACTTCCTGCGCGTGCTTGGCCATTCGCTCATCGGCAAGTCCCTGGTGGAGCACTTCTTCGTGCTCTACGGCCCGGGCGGCAACGGCAAGACCGTGCTCATCGAGACCATCTACAAAATCCTCGGGCCGCTCGCCCGGCCCATTCCCCCGGCCATGCTCATGGACCGGCGCTTCGCGGCCGACGCCGACAAGCCCTCGGCCACCAAGATGATGCTCCGGGGCCTACGCATCGCCTGCGCCAGCGAATCCAAGCAAGGCGAGAGCTTCGACACCAGCGAGATCAAGGCGCTCTCCGGCGGCGACAAGATCACGGCCCGGGCCCCGCACGACAAGCGCCAGGTGGAGTTCCCGCAAAGCCAGACCCTGTTTTTGCTCACCAACAAGCTGCCCATCCCCCCGGTGGATGACCGCGGGTTCTGGCGGCGCATGCGGGTGATCCCCTTCGAGGTGGAGTTCGTGGACGGCGAACCCAATCCGCAGCTCAAGCAGCGGCGCAAGCGCGACAAGGACGAGCTGGAGCGCGCCCTGGCCAAGGAATACCCGGCCATCCTCTGCACTCTGGTGCAGCATTGCCTCAAGGCCCAGGAGCCCGGCGGGCTGGCCCCGCCGCCCAAAGTCACGGCGGCCACCGTGGAATACCGCACCGATTCCGACCTGCCGGGCATGTTCCTTTCGGCCTGGACAGAGGCCATCCCGGGCAGCCGCATCCAGGCCGGCGACCTCTACATCGGCTACGAGCTGTGGTGCGCGCAGAACCGCATCAAGCCCGTCAGCGGCGTGCGCTTCGGCAAAGACATGCGCAAGCGCCTGAGCGTGAAGGACTCCAACGTGGTCTGGTACGAGGACATCCAGTGGAAACCCGGCGAAGGCGTGGACGCGGCGGACCCCGCCCAGCTGGTGGAGCAGGAGAAGGAGCGCCGCAAGAGAGGGGGCAAGAAAGAGGCATGA
- a CDS encoding toprim domain-containing protein has protein sequence MRTILDLLAEDGIVAVLKGSKHGGEYHSACPGCGGRDRFVCWPEASGGMGGGRYWCRGGSTGGKGCDSQGDAVQYLRDFRGLSFQEARESLGVPPDRAAQRRLGLRPVQASEWEPHVEAAPPELWRIKGAAFVAHCEEELARRPLVLEWLDQRGITQAAARARRLGFHDQLAFRPLSAWGLPAPPRKDGKTPKLALLPGLVIPFFEHGELHKLKVREFACAPWPEWAQGDKYREIKGSNQRYSVYGQGRDLAVVVETELDAMLLAERVGDLALCLATGSAQRKPDAAAALLLKSAKLVLNALDSDDAGAKAAWSWWDKNVPGVKRWPVPKRLGKDPGDLVKAGVDVRQWVLAGVRRHAPALLAASAPPCAAPACAAPPAPEQPRRTARSWPVPEGVALADMTLPPRAPAVPDLVRALQGRPLDAPSCLVPCPRTRPTFWWVYFAKACQGCAGHPQCLLDLVRSKQFQEAVNAQA, from the coding sequence ATGCGGACCATTCTCGATCTCCTGGCGGAAGATGGCATCGTAGCCGTCTTGAAGGGCTCGAAGCACGGCGGCGAGTACCATTCGGCCTGCCCGGGCTGCGGCGGGCGTGACCGTTTTGTGTGTTGGCCTGAGGCTTCTGGCGGGATGGGGGGCGGCCGCTATTGGTGCCGGGGCGGATCCACGGGCGGCAAGGGTTGCGACAGCCAGGGCGACGCGGTGCAGTACCTGCGCGACTTCCGGGGCCTGAGCTTTCAGGAGGCGCGGGAGTCTCTCGGCGTCCCGCCCGACCGCGCGGCGCAGCGTAGGCTCGGCCTGCGTCCGGTCCAGGCTTCGGAGTGGGAGCCCCATGTCGAGGCTGCCCCGCCCGAGCTGTGGCGCATCAAGGGCGCGGCCTTTGTGGCCCACTGCGAAGAGGAGCTTGCGCGGCGTCCGCTGGTGCTGGAGTGGCTGGACCAGCGCGGCATCACGCAAGCGGCCGCGCGCGCCCGCCGCCTGGGCTTCCATGACCAGCTGGCCTTCCGCCCCCTGTCTGCCTGGGGGCTCCCGGCGCCGCCGCGCAAGGACGGCAAGACGCCCAAGCTCGCGCTCCTGCCCGGCCTGGTCATTCCGTTCTTCGAGCACGGCGAGCTGCACAAGCTCAAGGTCCGTGAGTTCGCATGCGCGCCCTGGCCGGAGTGGGCGCAGGGCGACAAGTACCGCGAGATCAAGGGCTCGAACCAGCGCTATTCGGTCTACGGCCAGGGCCGGGATCTGGCGGTGGTGGTGGAGACCGAGCTTGACGCCATGCTCCTGGCCGAGCGCGTGGGCGACCTGGCCCTGTGCCTGGCTACGGGCTCGGCCCAGCGCAAGCCGGATGCGGCGGCGGCCCTGCTGCTCAAAAGCGCAAAGCTGGTGCTCAACGCCCTGGACAGCGACGATGCCGGGGCCAAGGCCGCCTGGAGCTGGTGGGACAAAAATGTGCCCGGCGTCAAACGCTGGCCTGTGCCCAAGCGGCTCGGCAAGGACCCGGGCGATCTGGTCAAGGCCGGTGTTGATGTGCGCCAGTGGGTCCTGGCTGGCGTGCGGCGTCATGCCCCGGCCCTGCTGGCGGCCAGCGCTCCGCCATGCGCCGCACCTGCCTGCGCCGCGCCGCCTGCCCCGGAACAGCCGCGCCGGACCGCGCGCTCCTGGCCCGTGCCCGAGGGCGTGGCCCTGGCCGACATGACCTTGCCGCCCCGCGCGCCTGCCGTTCCAGATCTCGTGCGCGCCCTGCAGGGCCGCCCCCTGGACGCGCCCAGCTGCCTTGTTCCGTGCCCGCGCACCCGGCCCACGTTCTGGTGGGTCTATTTTGCCAAGGCCTGCCAGGGCTGCGCCGGGCATCCGCAGTGCCTGCTGGACCTTGTGCGGTCAAAGCAGTTCCAGGAGGCAGTCAATGCCCAGGCATAG
- a CDS encoding XRE family transcriptional regulator, with protein sequence MDFTNNLRQILWDRIGEGKTFPNRKRMADALGIDPSQLNRFIEGERGLSVDTLGRVLDGLGARLVLPGEAPPEVAREVCFVSARPTGTVGDPAPPASEDYFAVPLATEPVAAGPGRIPQDDIRGWVLVWRHHESVRFRSDLVAVSIGKGEVSMVPTLHPGDIVLVDRGEKAPDPPGKIMLVCEPDGGCAVKRVSTRPVDGDLELVFYSDNSRDYPPRVFRLNRDYGGELSAAIGGRVVWAWSDMTRK encoded by the coding sequence GTGGACTTCACCAACAACCTGCGCCAAATCCTCTGGGACCGGATCGGAGAGGGCAAGACCTTCCCCAACCGCAAGCGCATGGCCGACGCCCTGGGCATCGACCCCTCGCAGCTCAACCGCTTCATCGAAGGCGAGCGCGGGCTGTCCGTGGACACCCTGGGACGCGTTCTGGACGGACTGGGCGCGCGGCTGGTGCTCCCTGGCGAGGCCCCGCCCGAGGTTGCCCGCGAGGTGTGCTTCGTCTCCGCCCGGCCCACCGGAACAGTGGGGGACCCCGCCCCCCCCGCCTCCGAGGACTATTTCGCCGTGCCGCTCGCCACAGAGCCCGTTGCCGCCGGACCGGGCCGCATTCCCCAGGACGACATCCGGGGCTGGGTTCTGGTGTGGCGCCACCACGAATCCGTCCGCTTCCGCTCCGACCTGGTGGCCGTGAGCATCGGCAAGGGCGAGGTGTCCATGGTGCCCACCCTGCACCCCGGCGACATCGTTCTGGTGGACCGGGGAGAAAAGGCCCCGGACCCGCCGGGCAAGATCATGCTCGTGTGCGAGCCCGACGGAGGCTGCGCGGTGAAGCGCGTCTCCACCCGCCCGGTGGACGGAGACCTGGAGCTTGTGTTCTACTCCGACAACTCGCGCGACTACCCCCCGCGCGTATTCCGGCTCAACCGCGACTACGGCGGGGAGCTCTCCGCCGCCATCGGGGGGCGCGTGGTCTGGGCCTGGAGCGACATGACCCGCAAATAG